A genomic region of Cydia splendana chromosome 17, ilCydSple1.2, whole genome shotgun sequence contains the following coding sequences:
- the LOC134799021 gene encoding piggyBac transposable element-derived protein 3-like, translating to MGIIDMPAYTDYWSKFLRFDKIADVMSLKRYEQIRRYLHFADNEMDDGDRYYKIRPFLERVRLNCLKVEEENHFSIDEMMVPYKGTRAGSRKQFVKNKPRRWGYKVFVRAGMTGLVYDFLIYGGEDTFRYHAFTEEEDCMGLGAKVVIALSQSIQLPACKVLYFDNFFTSLELIHHMRNEYGIFSLGTIRSNRLREANKKLPTDKNLKKKGRGAHAQVVSNESNIAIVKWFDNKCVTAASSYVDAHPSHNVLRYNKATKTRQQGANKNSRREKEILDSRLSN from the exons ATGGGTATTATTGATATGCCAGCTTATACTGACTATTGGTCAAAATTCCTGAGGTTCGATAAAATAGCAGATGTAATGAGCTTAAAGCGTTACGAACAAATCCGACGATATCTTCATTTTGCAGACAATGAAATGGACGATGGTGATCGATACTATAAAATCAGACCATTTCTTGAAAGAGTCCGTCTTAATTGCTTAAAAGTCGAAGAGGAAAACCATTTCAGCATTGATGAAATGATGGTACCCTATAAAGGCACAAGAGCGGGCTCAAGAAagcaatttgttaaaaataaacctCGCAGATGGGGGTATAAGGTATTCGTTCGAGCAGGAATGACTGGATTAGTGTATGACTTTTTGATTTATGGAGGGGAAGACACTTTTCGCTACCATGCCTTTACTGAAGAGGAAGACTGTATGGGTTTAGGTGCAAAAGTTGTTATAGCACTATCACAGAGTATTCAGCTGCCTGCTTGTAAAGTATTATACTTCGACAACTTCTTTACGTCGTTAGAATTGATTCACCATATGAGGAACGAGTATGGGATTTTCAGTTTAGGTACTATAAGGTCGAATCGTTTGCGTGAAGCCAACAAAAAATTACCCACTGATAAGAATCTAAAGAAAAAAGGACGTGGTGCTCATGCTCAAGTAGTCTCAAATGAAAGCAATATTGCAATAGTCAAATGGTTTGATAATAAATGTGTCACTGCAGCTAGTTCCTATGTGGACGCTCATCCGAGTCATAATGTTTTGCGATACAACAAAGCGACCAAAACCAGGCAACAA GGCGCTAACAAGAACTCCAGGAGGGAAAAAGAAATTCTTGACTCCCGATTGTCAAATTGA
- the LOC134799022 gene encoding uncharacterized protein LOC134799022 — MIDTNTSRKHRAPAAPITLKGRAKPDIQRAYRAPGAPITLKGRAKPDIHRASRALTYRAPAAPFTLKGRAKPDIQRASRALTYRAPAAPFTLKGRAKHDIHRASRALTYRAPAAPFTLKGRAKPDIQRASRALTYRAPAAPFTLKGRAKPDIHRASRALTYRAPAAPFTLKGRAKPDIHHASRALTYRAPAAPFTPLTYRAPTAPFTYRVPAAPFTLNRTFSALRDNNQAPS, encoded by the exons ATGATAGACACAAACACATCGAGGAAGCACAG ggcgcccgCGGCGCCcatcacacttaaaggtcgggcgaagcccgacattcagcgcgcttatAGGGCGCCCGGGGCGCCcatcacacttaaaggtcgggcgaagcccgacattcatcgcgcttcgcgcgctcttacatacagggcgcccgCGGCGCCCTTCACGCTTAAAGGTCGGgcaaagcccgacattcagcgcgcttcgcgcgctcttacatacagggcgcccgCGGCGCCCTTCAcgcttaaaggtcgggcgaagcacGACATTCatcgcgcttcgcgcgctcttacatacagggcgcccgCGGCGCCCTTCAcgcttaaaggtcgggcgaagcccgacattcagcgcgcttcgcgcgctcttacatacagggcgcccgCGGCGCCCTTCAcgcttaaaggtcgggcgaagcccgacattcatcgcgcttcgcgcgctcttacatacagggcgcccgCGGCGCCCTTCAcgcttaaaggtcgggcgaagcccgacattcatcacgcttcgcgcgctcttacatacagggcgcctgcggcgcccttcacacctcttacatacagggcgcctacGGCGCCCTTCACGTACAGGGTGCCTGCGGCGCCCTTTACACTTAACAGGACATTCAGCGCCCTTCGCGACAACAATCAAGCACCGTCTTAA